The window TAATTCCTCATTGGCTTCCCGGAACTTCTTTTCTTGATAATCCTCGGCATTATAAGCTCTTACTACACGAAGTCCTGTGAGGTTTTCACGGGTAACCCGGTTCATATTATCTGTTAAAGCCTGCATTTTCTTAAATTTCGGCATCACAAAGATCATGATAATACCGATCATGACAACTAAAAGCGCAACTGCCGCTCCTGTGACAAGTGACCATTCATAGCCTTTACCCGCGATTTTGGTAATCGCCCAAACAGCCATAATCGGAGCTTTGATAATCAGCATTAACCCCATTGTAATCAACATCTGAATCTGTGTAATATCATTTGTAGAACGGGTGATCAGGCTGTCAGTGGAAAAGCGGTTGATTTCCTCCATGGAAAAGGACTCCACTTTATGAAAGAGCAGGCTGCGCAGACGTCTGGAAAATGCGGCGGCAATCCGTGCCGCAAAAAAGCCAACGATAACAGCGCCTGCCAAACTGCCCAGTGTGCAAAGAAGCATCTTACCCCCGGCAAGCCAAATATCGCTCATGGCACTACCAGGCGTTTGTACTAACATGGTTATCTCTGACATGTAATCCGGCGATTTTAAATCCAGCCATACCTGTACCACCACAAAAACCAAACTGATAAAAGCCATCAGCCATTCTTTGGGCTTGAGATATTTAAAAATTCTAATCATAGAAAAAAGCCTCCTTATTATTACTGTTCATATTGAACGCTGTTAGATATCCGTCCCTTAAATGCAGACCTGTTTGGTCTGCATTCTTATTTTACTATTCTTATTCCCCGTTTCCCATTATTCTATTCAAAAGGATCAGGTCTGGTGCTCTGGGCAATCTCAAAGAAACGCATGGAAAGGCGGACAAATTCCCTTGCGTCTTTTTCACCCATTTCAGTTAACACTTGAATCAAATGATTTTGCATTCGCTGAATGTTTGCACGAATCCGCTCACGGCCTTCTTCTGTTATTGTAACTAGAATAAAGCGCCGGTTCGTGGTGTCTATTTCACGGTGAATATGCCCCTTCTTTTCCAGGGTACGGAGGGCCGCAGAGATTCTGGCCGTACTGCTGCATAGCGCCTCACTTAATTCAGAAGGCGATGCAGGTGCTTCTTTCGTATAAAGATATCGTAAAATGAAAATTTCACCTTTTCCAGAACGATTATATTCATCCATGACTTTTCCACGGGACATCAGTTCACTCAATGAATCAACCAGTTCTTCTATACTGCTCAATCTATTCACCTCCAGCTTTCAAACGGGTATCAGCATTCACAACTAACACTGTTAATAGCTTATACTGTTTCATGTGCTTTGTCAAGAGAATTTTGTAATATAAATTTAATTGCTTGAGCAAAAAAAGCACGCCTTTTCCATCTAAGGAGACGTGCCTTTTAAATGCTCTTCTTCTATGGTTATTTCAAGCGGAGAATCAGATCCTCAATATTTACTTCTGTTTCAATCATCCCATTCTCTCTCATAAACTGTTCTGTTTTCTTCATTGATACAATATCATCATCCGTTATTTCCGTGTTAAAATCGTACATGGGAAACATTTCTTTCACGGCGTCAATGCTGAGTTCAGTTTCTTTTGCCGTAATGTCCAGGATTTCCTCCGGGTTATCTTTCATGTAATCCTGGATCTTATCCTGAGCCTCAAGAAATGTTTTTATTAAAAGAGGATTTTTTTCATAGAATTCGTTGCTGGTCGCGACTACGATAATGGCATCAACAAGTCCCTTGCCGCTGGTCACGATGCGGTAACCGTCCTTTTCCATATTATAAGCCACCGGGCCTGCCAGAAGAGCACAATCCACTGTACCGCCGGCAAGCGCTGCCTGTGCATCAGGAATCCCCATTGAAACAAATTCCACATCGCTTTCCGACATTCCCGCTGCTGCCAGATATGCAGCCAGTAGCTCATGCAGGATGGTTCCCTTGGGTCCCGCGATCTTTTTTCCCTTTAAATCCTGAGCGGTCTGTATCGTACTGTCCTTTCCAGTGAACAGCCGAAAAGCTTCCGGAGAGCGGCTGTAGGTGCTGATGATCTTTATATCCGCATCATTAGCTGCAGACAAAATAACGGAGGTGGCACCAACTGCATACAAAAACTGAATGTCGCCGGAAGCCAGCGCCTGTGTCTGCTCTGGACCGGTTGTTAAATTGGAGTATTCCACTTCAAGTCCATATTGGGAATAGACTTCATTGAAAATTCCTCTTTCCTTTTCCACAATAGACGGCACATTCAACGGAGATTTTACATAGGTGATACCGATCTTGCTTACGGTGAATTGAGGATCCGTTTCTGCTGCCGTTTCTGATTCCTCTTCCGTAGATTCTGCAGAGTTTGCCGGGGCTCCTGTTCCTGCCGGCTGTGTATTAGACGAACCGGCACAGGCCGTCAATACGGAAACGCCGATTAAGGCGGACATAAATATAGATAAAATACGCTTCAATTTCATATATCGCTCCTTTGTCATAATGTAGTTATAATATTTTTTTTAATTTCTATAAGATCCGAGGAAAGAAGATCTCTTGGATAGGTGTAGCCCGACAAAGAAATTTCCTGTTCCACACTTCCCTGCTTAAGAACCAGAATTTTCTGCCCGATTAAAAGAGCCTCATCAATGCTGTGGGTTACGAAAACAATGCTTTTTTTCTGCAGGGAATAAATACGTATCAATTCATCCTGCATGACAGTTCTGGTAAAATAATCCAATGCGGCAAAGGGCTCGTCCATCAGGATCAATTCCGGATTATAGGCCAGCGCACGGGCCAGGGATACCCTTTGCTGCATACCTCCGGAAAGCTGCATGGGACGGGCCTTTTCAAAACCTGTCAGTCCTACGGTATGGATCAGGGCCTGAATATCTGGTACGGATATGCGTCTTTGGGGCAGCCCGAACCCTATATTTTTCCAGACAGTAAGCCAGGGCATCAGGCGGGGTTCCTGAAAAACCATACCAATCTTGCCATGGTCCGGGATATCCAGGGTGCCGCTGTCGTAGGGCTCCAATCCGCCCAGAATCCGAAGAAGCGTAGTCTTGCCGCAGCCACTTCTTCCTAAAATCACCGTTATGCTCTCTTTCGGAAATTCTGCCGTCAGGTTATCCAGAACCTTCATGCGATTCTCTGCCACCTGATAACTTTTGCATAACTTCTCTATTTTAACTCCAGCTGTCATCCACACCTCCATGTAATATTCTGCGGATCGCCAGGGAAAGCAGACGGTCACACAGATAGCCCACAATACCTATCACAAAAATCCCCACAACCACCTTATCAGAACGGGACATCTGCTGAGCATCCAGAATCATATAACCCAGACCGCTGGAGGCCGCGATCATTTCTGCACCTATGATTGCGCGCCAGCTGTACCCCAGGCCCACTCTCATGCCCACAAGAATATCCGGAAGTGCATTGGGAAGCATGATTTTAAAAAAGACCTTCATTTTGGAAAATCCTAACGAATATCCTACTTCCAAAAGTTTGACATCACAGGCTGCAAGTCCTTTTTTAATATTCAGAAACATTGGGAAAAAGGAGGCAAGGACAATAATAATGGTCTTGGATGTCTCTCCGATGCCAAACCAGAGAATCAGCAGTGCGATCAGGCTTAACGGCGGAACATTACGCATAAATTCCACAAGGTGCTTATAAAACGGCGTGGTTGCAGGATACACTCCTGCCAGGACCCCAAGGAGGAGCGCCAGCACAAAAGCGATTATAAACCCGGTAAAAACCCGCAGAAGACTGACCGTAATATGCTGAAACAGCGAACCGTTCTGAATCATAGTCAGAAACGCCTGAAAAACCCGTTCGGGGCTAGGCAGAATATATTGACTCCATATTCCCATACCCGATACAGTCTGCCACAGCAGAAACAGTAGTCCAAGTGGCAAAGCTGCTTTCCACATTTTTCTCATAGTCTCTCCCTATACCCCGTCTCCATGATGACACCCTCTGGAACAGTACAGAAGCTCCACGATCCCTTTCTCGGACTTCCGGTTAATTGAGGAAAAGTAAAGATCGATTTTTTCCCTGTCATCCAACACGACCACCTGCTCCTCATGACCGCTAAAAAAGCCCGGAGGAATCGGACTATCAGCCAGTTTCTTTCCAAGTAACGGGATATTTTCTAAACGGGCAAATTCTTTCCACGTACAAAAACTTGTCTCTGGCAGTCCGATGCGGCTTCCCAAATCAGAAAGCGCCTTGCAGGGCGTGATGATCCATAAAGCTCCCTGACCGGACAGCCTTTTATGCAGTTCTCTGGCACAGTGTATAAGAATCGGCTCAATAGGTGGAAATTCCAGAAAATCCGGAGAATATACTTCTTTTATGTAGTCTACAGCCATGGGACATCGGACATCTGCGATACAGGTGCGGGCTCTGTCTAGGGCAGACCTGTATTTCCCCTTAACTGCAGCAATATGATCTTCCCGGCAGGACACCGGCTCATAACCTTTTTCCACCAAATACTTTTCCAGCGTTTCATTTACATACATTTTAGTTACCACAGGGTTTAACCAGATAAATTTGCGCACGACTCCTCCTTACTCCTTAGTTAGTTTTGCCTAACCGGTATTGTAAACGAGTTTTATGAATTTGTCAAGCCGGTATTCCCCCTCTCTTTGCGATTGAATATGTTACTGCTTTGATTTCATAATGATACAAATAAAGTGCGGCTCCAATCCTGGAAACGCACTCTATTTGTCATATTCACATATTTTGCAATTTAAGGAGTCATGATAAATGAAAAGTTCTTTAACTTTCTAAACAAGTTTCCAAGCCTATTCCATTGACTGATAATACTCCTGCATTACATAAAACGCTTTTTTCTTTCTATTCTTATCCATGTCCACCAGCCCTTTGCTGTTTTTCCCGCCCTGCATCGGGTTCTTGCGGATTGGTGATATAAAATCAAACAGTATCCACGGAAAAAATCCCTGCAGTCTGCCCATGGTGTATTCAATCTGCTTTCTGTATACTTTCTCCTGATGCTCCTCTGTGAAAAGCTCTTCCGCTCCTCCGTGATGCCCGGTCCTGGCTCCGGCGCCGGTCTCAGTAATTGCCAGCGGTTTGTTAATGACCGTGTTCTCCAGGATCCTGGCAACACCCTCGTAATCCCGGTAATACCATCCATAGTATTCATTAAACGAGACGATATCAACAAACGCGGCCAGTCGATCCTTCACTGACATGGTATCCAGATCCACGAGGCAGGCCGCGCTTACCGGACGTGATGGATCATATTCGTGGCAGGTATCAATCAGACGTTTCATGAAGCTCAGCCGTTCTTCTGTATCCGGATTTTCATTGCCCACGCTCCAGATAATCACACTGGCCCGGTTTTTATCACGTTTCATCAGCTCCAGCAGCTGATTCTGCGCATTCAGAAACGTTTCTTCGTTAGTAAAATCCACCGCCCAGTACACAGGAATCTCCTCCCATAGCAGCAAACCGTACCGGTCCGCCAGCTGTGACATTTTCTCACTGTGGGGATAATGGGCCAGACGCAAGGCATTGCATCCCATTTCCTTGGCGGTATGGATGATATCCATCTGCTCTTCTTCGCTCAAAGTCCGGCCGCCAGCCCGGCTCTCCTCATGGCAGCAAACACCTTTCAGAAAAATTTCCTGTCCGTTGAGCAGAATTTTCTTGCCCTGAGTCTTTATCTCCCTGAAACCGACCAGGTCTTCCACCCGGTCAGACCCGCAGACCGCTGCCACCGTGTACAGCCGAGGATTCTCAGGACTCCAAAGTTCCGGACGGGCCGAAGCGCGAAGAACGGCTTCCCCGTTCTCATCAGTGAAAACCGGCTCATCAATCCCCAGTTCCTCGATGAAAAACCGGCAGTTTTGTCCAGCCAATGCGCTGCTCAAAGTAATCTTCATTTCAATCTTCTCAAAGTTTGTATCCGGGACCAGGCTGCAGAAAAAGTCCTGAATAAACACCTGGGGCAGACGGAATAATTCCACGGAACGGGTGATGCCTCCATAATTGAACCAGTCGTAGTTCATGGATGGAATCTGATCCAGTTCCCTGCGGTTGTTCACCGTGATCATCAGCCGGTTCTCTCCCGCCAGTTCGTCGGTAAGTTCCGCGCAAAATGGTGTAAAACCACCCTGGTGTCTGGCCAGCAGGGTTCCGTTCAGCCAGATCCGGCACTCGTAATTAGCAGCCCCAACTCTTAAGAATACCCGTTCTCCCTCCTGCTCCTTTTCGTAAATAAAGGTTCTGAAATAGGCGGATTCACCCTCGTAATACCAGTATTGGTCGCGGATACAGTTCCAACATCCTGGCACTGACACCTTTTCTAAGTGAGAAAAGTCTAAATCCATGGGCACATATCTCCCCTGGTCATCCTTATCCAGGGCCGAAAACAGTTGTTTTCTGGTTATGGTCTGAAACACGTCAGGAGTGAACCCCCACTCTCCATCCAGCGATTCCCGACGGCGTTTATGGGTAAAGATAAAATCCCTGGCCGTGAGCAAAGAAATCCTGTTCTTCCTGTCAAAATCCAGATTCAGGATACTGTCATAATTCTGTTCCATCTTATTCATAATCATTCCTCTTTCTTCCCTCTGCATTCATCATTTTATCAATCAACCTTTTACGCTGCCTGCGGCAATCCCATCCATAACCTTTCGCTGAGTCACCAGGAACACCAAAACCACCGGAAGTGAAATCGTGGTGGATAAGGCTGCGGTCATGGACATATCAACACCCAGGTCAGAATTTAAGTTTACCAGCATTGCTGCCAGATTATAAGTGCTCATATCCTTGGACAGCATCAGCACCGGAAGCCATAATCCCCAGCTGGACAAAAAAGAAATTAGTGTGGCCGTAGTAAACACCGGGTACATGACCGGCACCACAATCCGGAAAAACAGCTGAAACTCCCCGGCCCCGTCCAGAGTTGCCGATTCGATCAGATCATAGGGCAGGGACTTAAAAAAGTTTTTAAACAGGAAAAACGGCAGGGCCGCGCCCCACGCGCCTGTGGACGAGGCAAAGATGATTCCCCAGAAGTTGCCGGTTCCGTACAGCTTTAGCTGCACCACGATCACATACAGCGGAATGAGCAGCAGCACCGCCGGATACATCAGGCCTAAGCTGAAAGATTTCTCAATCACAGAAAATGCCGGCAGATCAGCTCTCCGGTAGAGGGCATAACCACCCAGTGACGTGGCAAGCACCACCAGAAGCGTGCTCCCTCCGGCGATGATCACACTGTTTTTAAAGTAATGCCCAATGGGATTGCCCGACAAAGTCATGATCCCCTGCCATCCCGACAGCACCCAGCGTTTGGGTAACAGGGACAGAGGGTACTTAATGATTTCCTGGTTGGTCTTAAAAGATCCGAAAAGCATCCACAAAAAGGGATAAATCATTATAAATGAAATCAGGGCCAAAATCAGATAAACCAACAGGGTAACCACCTTATTTGCTTTCATTGAACCGCCTCCTTCCCCATGAGCCTGCAAATGTCAGGCCAATGATCAGCAGGAACAGGAACGTGGCAATAGCTGTCGCCATGCCGAAGTCCATTTTTTCGTATTTGCTGTATGCATAGTAGGACAGAAAATTGGTGGCATAATTGGGACCGCCGAACGTGATGATCCTGGACACCGTATAGGTTTTCATAAACTGAATCACAGCGTACACCAGATTCAGCATCAGCGCAGGGCGCAGGGAGGGCAGGGTGATGTAGCGATACATCTGCCAGCCATTGGCGCCGTCAGTGGTTGCCGCCTCATACATGCTCCTATCGATCAGCTGATAATTGGTTAGAAAAATAATAGTGTAAAGGCCCACATGCTTCCACAGCTCCACAAAGGCAAGTACCACGATTGCC of the Lacrimispora indolis DSM 755 genome contains:
- a CDS encoding glycoside hydrolase family 2 protein; translated protein: MNKMEQNYDSILNLDFDRKNRISLLTARDFIFTHKRRRESLDGEWGFTPDVFQTITRKQLFSALDKDDQGRYVPMDLDFSHLEKVSVPGCWNCIRDQYWYYEGESAYFRTFIYEKEQEGERVFLRVGAANYECRIWLNGTLLARHQGGFTPFCAELTDELAGENRLMITVNNRRELDQIPSMNYDWFNYGGITRSVELFRLPQVFIQDFFCSLVPDTNFEKIEMKITLSSALAGQNCRFFIEELGIDEPVFTDENGEAVLRASARPELWSPENPRLYTVAAVCGSDRVEDLVGFREIKTQGKKILLNGQEIFLKGVCCHEESRAGGRTLSEEEQMDIIHTAKEMGCNALRLAHYPHSEKMSQLADRYGLLLWEEIPVYWAVDFTNEETFLNAQNQLLELMKRDKNRASVIIWSVGNENPDTEERLSFMKRLIDTCHEYDPSRPVSAACLVDLDTMSVKDRLAAFVDIVSFNEYYGWYYRDYEGVARILENTVINKPLAITETGAGARTGHHGGAEELFTEEHQEKVYRKQIEYTMGRLQGFFPWILFDFISPIRKNPMQGGKNSKGLVDMDKNRKKKAFYVMQEYYQSME
- a CDS encoding ABC transporter ATP-binding protein; translation: MTAGVKIEKLCKSYQVAENRMKVLDNLTAEFPKESITVILGRSGCGKTTLLRILGGLEPYDSGTLDIPDHGKIGMVFQEPRLMPWLTVWKNIGFGLPQRRISVPDIQALIHTVGLTGFEKARPMQLSGGMQQRVSLARALAYNPELILMDEPFAALDYFTRTVMQDELIRIYSLQKKSIVFVTHSIDEALLIGQKILVLKQGSVEQEISLSGYTYPRDLLSSDLIEIKKNIITTL
- a CDS encoding MarR family winged helix-turn-helix transcriptional regulator → MSSIEELVDSLSELMSRGKVMDEYNRSGKGEIFILRYLYTKEAPASPSELSEALCSSTARISAALRTLEKKGHIHREIDTTNRRFILVTITEEGRERIRANIQRMQNHLIQVLTEMGEKDAREFVRLSMRFFEIAQSTRPDPFE
- a CDS encoding ABC transporter substrate-binding protein, with translation MKLKRILSIFMSALIGVSVLTACAGSSNTQPAGTGAPANSAESTEEESETAAETDPQFTVSKIGITYVKSPLNVPSIVEKERGIFNEVYSQYGLEVEYSNLTTGPEQTQALASGDIQFLYAVGATSVILSAANDADIKIISTYSRSPEAFRLFTGKDSTIQTAQDLKGKKIAGPKGTILHELLAAYLAAAGMSESDVEFVSMGIPDAQAALAGGTVDCALLAGPVAYNMEKDGYRIVTSGKGLVDAIIVVATSNEFYEKNPLLIKTFLEAQDKIQDYMKDNPEEILDITAKETELSIDAVKEMFPMYDFNTEITDDDIVSMKKTEQFMRENGMIETEVNIEDLILRLK
- a CDS encoding ABC transporter permease, producing MIQNGSLFQHITVSLLRVFTGFIIAFVLALLLGVLAGVYPATTPFYKHLVEFMRNVPPLSLIALLILWFGIGETSKTIIIVLASFFPMFLNIKKGLAACDVKLLEVGYSLGFSKMKVFFKIMLPNALPDILVGMRVGLGYSWRAIIGAEMIAASSGLGYMILDAQQMSRSDKVVVGIFVIGIVGYLCDRLLSLAIRRILHGGVDDSWS
- a CDS encoding carbohydrate ABC transporter permease; translation: MKANKVVTLLVYLILALISFIMIYPFLWMLFGSFKTNQEIIKYPLSLLPKRWVLSGWQGIMTLSGNPIGHYFKNSVIIAGGSTLLVVLATSLGGYALYRRADLPAFSVIEKSFSLGLMYPAVLLLIPLYVIVVQLKLYGTGNFWGIIFASSTGAWGAALPFFLFKNFFKSLPYDLIESATLDGAGEFQLFFRIVVPVMYPVFTTATLISFLSSWGLWLPVLMLSKDMSTYNLAAMLVNLNSDLGVDMSMTAALSTTISLPVVLVFLVTQRKVMDGIAAGSVKG